The following are from one region of the Sandaracinus amylolyticus genome:
- a CDS encoding response regulator transcription factor, with translation MIKVLIADDHPVLRRGLREALSETDDILVAGEAASVHEVRERVRAERWDVILLDISLQGGNGIELLPEIRKERPDARVLILTVYSEQQYAIRALRAGAAGFLTKEAAPEKLIEAIRKVAGGGRWVSPELAETLASLLAGETSGEPHERLSNRELEILKMIASGRTVSEIAKDLALSVKTVSTHRTRILHKMGMRTNAELTHYAVRHGIVS, from the coding sequence GTGATCAAAGTGCTCATCGCGGACGATCATCCGGTGCTGCGTCGCGGCCTGCGCGAGGCGCTCTCGGAGACCGACGACATCCTCGTCGCGGGCGAGGCGGCGAGCGTGCACGAGGTGCGCGAGCGGGTGCGCGCCGAGCGCTGGGACGTGATCCTGCTCGACATCAGCCTGCAGGGCGGCAACGGCATCGAGCTGCTCCCCGAGATCCGGAAGGAGCGCCCCGACGCGCGCGTGCTGATCCTGACCGTCTACTCCGAGCAGCAGTACGCGATCCGCGCGCTGCGCGCGGGCGCCGCCGGATTCCTGACGAAAGAAGCCGCGCCCGAGAAGCTCATCGAGGCGATCCGCAAGGTCGCGGGCGGCGGGCGCTGGGTCAGCCCCGAGCTCGCGGAGACGCTCGCGTCGCTGCTCGCGGGCGAGACCTCGGGCGAGCCGCACGAGCGCTTGTCGAATCGCGAGCTCGAGATCCTCAAGATGATCGCGTCGGGCCGCACCGTCTCCGAGATCGCGAAGGACCTCGCGCTCAGCGTGAAGACGGTGAGCACGCATCGCACGCGCATCCTCCACAAGATGGGCATGCGCACCAACGCCGAGCTCACGCACTACGCGGTCCGGCACGGGATCGTCTCGTAG
- a CDS encoding response regulator, whose translation MSVLIVDACERTRARLRDLLSLKGGDGSHVHEAGDLDQAAAVLGRAPVAAIIVDVDTPAQDGLALLSSLRALGARRLLVVLTNDASEPRRRACLARGADHFFDKSHEFERALELAIQHATREPA comes from the coding sequence ATGAGCGTGCTGATCGTCGACGCGTGCGAGCGCACCCGCGCCCGTCTGCGCGACCTGCTCTCGCTGAAGGGCGGCGACGGCTCGCACGTGCACGAGGCGGGTGATCTCGATCAGGCCGCGGCCGTCCTCGGACGCGCCCCGGTCGCCGCGATCATCGTCGACGTCGACACGCCGGCGCAGGACGGGCTCGCGCTGCTCTCCTCGCTCCGCGCCCTCGGCGCCCGACGCCTGCTCGTGGTCCTGACGAACGACGCGAGCGAGCCGCGCCGGCGTGCGTGCCTCGCGCGCGGCGCCGACCACTTCTTCGACAAGTCGCACGAGTTCGAGCGCGCGCTGGAGCTCGCGATCCAGCACGCGACGAGGGAGCCCGCGTAG